TTCCGTAGGTCAACTTGTTTACCGCCTCGATGTTTGTTTCTGCGTGCTCAGTTTGTTCCAACTCGCTGATGGAATAGAACAAACATTCGGCAAGATGGTCAGCGTCCATGACGGAGAGCTTGCCGCCATCCTTGAGATAGTGCGAGGCCATCCGCAACATTGGATTAGACGGTCGGAGAAGCTCTGCCTGGTCACGAGGTTTGGGGTGAAATGCAGCAGCTGCAGCTGCAGCATAGGCTTGTTCGACACTGGCAGATACCATAGCATCATCATTGTTATCATCATCAAGGTGGTTAGGATCAGCGATTCGGAGATCGGCCCCAGACGCCTGCAGTCGCTGCATGGCTTGGTCCGGCGAGAGGTGTGTGGCGCAGCGGGTGCACAGGAAGGAGACAAGGCCATAGAAGGATCTGACTGCAATTCGAAAAAGGCCTCCTGTGCTGATTGCCTCTAGGTCAACCTTCTTGGTTAGAGGGTAGGCTTGGCTGTACCAGATTGTATTGAGGATGATGTTGGAGACAGGGTCCAGTGGACCATAGCAGTGGCCGGCCTGGAGCAGGCTGTGGTGGTATTGAGAGCGCAGCTTCTCCTTGGGCAGCCGGGCTAGTGCCTGCAGGTAGTATCCATGGATGGTGGCGAGCAGCATTCGCCTCATAGTGGACCGCTCAGGAAATCCCATCACCTCCCCGAAGAGGTCAGGACTGAGCTTGAGTAGACGACAAGAGGCAAGATCCCATGATTTCTCAAGGCTGAAATCTGATGGCTGATGTTTCTTGAGCAGAATATCTATGATTTCAGCGGACTGGAAACGATCGAAAGTTACACATGGGCCTGATAGCACGGTGGCGACACTCCCAAGAAAATGTGAAAGCAGCTTCCAAGCTGACGCAAACTGCTTCGGGCACGGGTGCTGGGCGGCAGCTGCAGCACATCTAAGGGCCAGTTCCACGGCGGCGGCAGTGGTGTCGGATTTAAACCCGAAACTCTGCTCCATCCCCCGGTGCTGGATGATGAGGCGGGCGGCAACAAGGGGATCCAACTCTTCTTTGTTGAGGTACCACATAGCCTTGGGCTCAGTGAGGTAGGGGAAGAGGGCGGCCAGGAAGGCTACGAGGCCGTTGAGCGACCGCTGGTGCATGTCCCCGATCACATCTGTTTTTCTCCGCTTCGGGAAAGATGCTGCGGGGACGGGTTCATTGTCAGGGTCATCCACGCTCATGGCACCGGCGATCGAGACGCCGGCGACGATGTTGGAGATGGGATATAGGAGCCCGAAGCAGAAGCCGGCGTCGAAGACCCCCCGGAGGAGCTTCACCCGCCCGTAGCAGCTCTCAATCTTGGCAAGGAGGGCCCATCTAAGCTTGTCCCTCTCCTCTTTTCTGACAACTCCTTCGTCCCTGAGGGTCCGCGGCCCGTAGATCTGTGGCTCGCTGATGCTGATGCGGCTGAAGCTGCTGCTGGTCCTGGCGATCGTGGCTGGATCCATGGACTGGAACTAGAACTTGATCCGATCGTCGGCCGTAGATCCGTGGCTACTGGTCCTCACGCTAGCAGTGGCGGACCTAGGGTTTTAAAACAGGGCGGTCCACCTAAAAAAAATTGGCAACAAATATGACATATGCCAACGTCCTAAAGTTTGATTTTAGGAAACATGCCAGCATTCTATTTAATTTACCAATAGCACATAGAAATAGATCAATAGGGTCTTACAGACATACTAAAATTGTAAATTTTGCATAAGAGAAGTCTACATAATATATACCTTGAGAAATTCGAAGAAGGCTATGTGGCATTGTTAATTTGTTAGAGTGGCAAACAATCAGATAGATCATTATTATGTCACTGATCAGGTGTTCATGTACTGGATAGCAAAATTATTTGTATGTGTTCACAGGACTGTGTGTTCATGTACTAGTACTAGATAGCAAGTCTGATTGTTTAGTTAAGGCAATATACTTGACTCCTCCACCTTATTGATGAAGTCGACAACAAACAGCAATCCCTAAATCAGAAATTGAGAATGGGCAGTGCCGCAGTGAACAGTTTACCTCTCAAGTCCACAGATAGGCCTAAAGGCTGGCCGCCGGGCAGGTTTACAGCCTTGCTGCCAGCCGAGTGCCGGAGCCGGCGGAGAGCAGACTGGGcggcaggcggcgggcggcggcttgtagggggggggggggggggggcggtggcgcTGAGCGCCGGGCGGGCGTGGCGTGCAGGGGCAGCTCCTTGGCGTCTAGCGACGAAAAGGCAggcagcgacgggcggcggcgtTCGCCGAGGCAGGCGGTGAGCCGGCAAAAAAAGGAGCCGAGCGgccgaggtcggggacgagcagGGGAATAGAGAGGAAACGCGCAGCCAGGGTTCGGCCCCCGCATTAACTTTGGGCCGGCCCATATGCGGGGCTGTGCTcctctattattattatttttttggttctatttgtgtttttttttctgtttctgttttccttGCTTCTTTAAAATATGttcggatttgaaaaaaagttctgAATTTCAAAGAATGTTCACAAATTTCATGAATGTTCccgaatttaaaaaaatgttcatgaattctaaAATATTTGCGAATTTGAAAATGTTCCaaatttaaaaatatgttcattGCTTGTGCTAAACCGCAGGAAGTTCGGGTCAGTTTGGTCCATGATGCGAGTTGAGTTGAAAGGACAAAAGATGAAAGAACAAACAACTGTCTTGGTCGGCTTGGGCCTCCCATGTGCAAACATTTTTTGTGGTTGTATTAAGTTAAAAGTGAATTTTAGTTTTTATCCCCAGTTTCATGTTTGTGATAGTAAAATACCCTATTTAGCAATTTtcatatctctactcctataaaattctcagttggtgatgatggtgtgtctgccattcaTCATTTCTGACCAATAGATCTgtatctaacgactgtgaggtaagttgtggcctttttgcaacaatagcccacttctctactccaatttgtagaaaacgccttagtatcttgaaaccaaccacacccgttccctcacctcatcaaaacagcccgagtATATTTTTAGTGGAAAATTATTATTCTACTTCGAATCTATTGCAACACACGGGCCAATTGCTAGTTCTTACTCAATTTAATCAAACTTGTGCCACAAATAATCCCATTTTATTTGTTTCCATGTATTTGTCTAACTGTGCATGCCATTTCAACGGGTTAGTTTTTTCTGGGTTTTCGTCTGGTTTACTTACACTGAACAGGACCAGCCCAACTAGTCGTTTGTTTTATGTTGTGGTGGGTATGGTGGGTCATTAGGAGAGAAGGGGGGATGGTTAAAACTTATCCAAGTAAAGTACTTAAGGGCCCAACCATTACTTGCTTATTCTCGTACGAAGGGATCTTAGTTCTGGAGGTCCCCCAATGGATCAAGCAAGAGATCCGTCTGGGTTGTCCTCCATTGGCAATGGGGAGGGGACCCTTTTCTGGCTAGACCGTGGCTAGATGGAGCCTTGTTATGTAGGGGGTTCCTCAATTGTTTGCCATCTACCCGAACCTAATGGTGTTGGTCTCCACGGCTGCCCACAATGGCCATTGGAACGTCTTGTTTCGACGATCATTTGGGCAGGTGGAGACCATAGAGTGGGCTAGCTTGTGGGCTGCCCTCCCGCCGGTGCTCACGGGTTATCCAAGACACCGCCTCATGACATTTGGAACCTTCAGGTGTTTTCTCGGTCGGCTCGGCCTATAATGCCCTGTGCCGAAGATCAATTACTGTGTGGGCCACGCCTCTATGGAAAGCGACCTTGCCCTTGAAGATCAAGATTTTTGCATGAAAATTGCTGAGGGACCCACTTCCCATCTGGGACGGAGGTGATTAAGTGACACGGCCCCTGGGAACGGTTTGTGCCCTCTTTGCGGTGTCCTGGAGACAGGGACTCACATCCTCTTCTCCTACATGGCGGCAAGACTTTTGTCGTGCTTTGTCCGTTAGGCTCCTGGGCCTGCATGGGAGGCCCCGGATCTGGCCGTGTTCCTTCACACCCGTGCCAACCAGCATGGGAGGAGGAGACGCCTCTTCTGGCTGGTGCTTGTGGTGTTAGCGTCGACCTTGTGGATGATGCAAAATAAGATGGTGATTGAGCGGGTCTTTCTTTCGACGGGCCTAAGATTCAATCTTGAAATTCCTTGCCTGGGCCATATGATTGATGCGCCGACTACTAACACACGGCGTATTGCCTCTCCGCATGTCTCCTGAGACTGTGGTCACTTGctggcctttttttttcttctttctttcatgattttttgggTGTGTTTCTGCTGATACCCAAACAGTCTATTTTACTCTACTATATTTGAACCTTGTATGGGACGTGATGGTGGGTTTATTTATAAAGTGGGGTGAAAGCCTATTTCAAAAAATACAAGCAACTTAAATAAGTTAGCCATTGCTAATGGCATCGTTTTGTTTTCTATGTGGTGCATACTATTTGGTTGTGGTGTCGAGTTACTAAATTGGGCCATCTATTTTCACTAGATAGTAAAAAAGTAAATATACACTTGGCTATTAATCGGAACCTTTACTAATTTGAGTGAATGGTCGGCTGTTTTTCTTtcttggggtggggtggggggctcATATTTTAGGGATTAATCTTTTTTGGATCTGCTAGTTAATCCCGTAAAACGAAAAGTTTCTCCTTACATATGACTTTAGAAGCATCTGCTACTGCTGGAGACAATAGGCGCGCTAAACAAGCGTCGCGCCACAAATTTAGCCAGTTTAACGCGCGCGCAACCCGGCGGGTGGCTCCAACGGGCACGCAATAACCGCGCGCGCGGTATAAGGAGTTGGGCGCGCGGTGTATTTGGGGCGCCCGCTTCCGcacgcggcacactcgagcgctcgcacTGTACTCTCTTCTCCGCCTTCTACGCCcggcgcgcgccggcgccggcgaactgcaccccatggacgcacgcgccggcaccccgctcaccccatcctatagccgcgacccctccaccgccgccgccgccgccgcaaaccctagcccgggtggcgttggcctcgcctccgccggagctcctccgaccatcggcctcgcgcgcggcctcttcatgccgccgcggatgacctcggcggcgggtggcatcgcgccggcgccggcccgagccgccgccccctcctcaaagctccccaatgcggcgcgaccaaagaagggcaagacatcagcgaagaaaaacaaggcggcggacggctccggcacctcgaaggcgagaggaagaagattgcagggcgtgcgacgggcgcggcggctaccgaagcgccggcgagctcactcgttgagccggcaGCCGACGCGCACaacatgttcgacgaaatgcccccaaggtAAACAAATTCCAACTTTTcattttgttgttgttattttttcaatgcattcacatatagatagcttatttgcattgttcaaaaaactttgtagtctcaatgatgatgcatacatgtcaacgatgggtgttggctccaacaattcgcattggtctcaaaccaatgacatgcatttcgaagaccatgagttcgaggtgggcgaggagggtgagggcattgtcgacgcaccGAAAGGAAGAGCAGGCAATTACACCAACGTCGatgacatcttactatgcaatacttggttgcaagtgtcgagggatccatccattggaggtgatcaaagtagagatgcttattgggggcggatgaaagaacactttgatgTTCACAActtgagtggaattgaccgctccgagagatcacttcggccccgatggtcgacaatcaactcggattgtcaaaggtgggcggcctgtcaaaaggcggttgacaagttgaacccaagtggcacaaatgaggacgatagagtaagtggcatttcatacatgttcatcatacttgttgttggtgctaacttgctttgttttcatgtagtacaacattgcgcaaaacttgttcaaagaagaggagaggacaaccaagaaggggaagatcaagaaaggaagggtcTTTACCTTGCCCCATTGCTATAACatgttgaaggatgatgagaaatggaagaagcgtgaagatttggatgatttgcatttgagcaacaaacgcaagcgaacaattaagttggatgatgatgaggaggaggatgatgcatcaagtgatgacggcaagagaagccccacacccaactcggtttcatactcgaagccaaagcgaccggatgggtgcaagaaagacaaaatcgaaaagaagaagaggaaaggagatgatgagctaaaaaatgctatggaagctattgtgaaggcaagaaaaggagccaacgaggtgaggaaaatggcaaggaaccaagatgccgaggagaggaggttggcggccgaggagaggagggtggcggccgaggagaggaaggtggctttggaggagaggaaggtgagcaatgaggagcgaactagattgttggaatgggagaagcactagttcttcttggacacatctaacctcaatgcggcgcaaaaggagtatgtcaatcttgcccgtgaagaagtcttgatccaaaaaagagccatggttcgtgccatgggtggcggtggcctcggcgccatgggtggcatgggtggcttcggagctaccGTGGGCGGTGCAATGGGAGGCATTGCTGGCTTTGGAGCACCCCCCGACGCTATGGCCACCATGGaaggcatgagttttgcttctctcatgggaggcatgggtgcacctccggccgccatgggcggaatgtctttcgatgtgcctcctcgcacacattcccatgaagatgtcgttgaagatcttgccaacaccgtcggagcttcacgtgatgcggtgcgcgatgaggagagtgaggaagattcatcttcggaggcggaagaatcgtcttccgaagatgaggacgaggacgaagacgaggacgaggaatgatgtgtctttcatttgtgtattgaacttgatttgcattttgaacttggttggatgaacttgtgggcatgattttgaacttgtggACATGAACTTttcttcatcaacttgtttgtgtgaaattttatatgtcatgttcattgcattttgaatgtttcaacttcattttgtgttcaaaatgccatATATGCAATGCCCCGGTGAGTCACGCGCGCTGCATTTtttgcgcgctgcattttagcgcggctacTGGAGCCAGCGttgcgcgccgcgccaaaccaggcgatgggcgcgcggcaaagcaattttttgcgcgcggcgcgttcggcgcctgttggagatgctctaacatccaGTCATTGATGTGGTGCAAACCCATTCATGCACATACAAAGTGAGTCCAACAGCATACATAATAGCTAGCAGTTCCATCTTAAATTTGTTAGGACAACTTTTCAAAATTGCCATGAGACCTATACATATAAAAACGTTTAAGAAACATCACCTGATCCACAACACAAAGTTGATGGCTACGATTAAGATAACCCTGATTCGACACATAACTGCTCTCACCGGTCTGCCGTCGCCCCGAGTGCATTTGTCAGCTCTAGCAGTGTCCGCAACTGCTATGATTCCCAAATAATTATGGAATGATCCACATCGATAATGATACTCTGGAGTAGTAGTACATGTGTTATTAGCTAAAAAAGAGAGCAGCCTGGACTCTGGATCGTGCTACGAGCGACGTCATGGATGATCAGTACATGTTGATCACCGGGGCAATCATGGCAGCACCGATGCGCTCTGCCGCGAGCAGCACCCCGCTGCCATCTTCAGAAATCAGAAGTATCCTCTGAATATCCCTGACACGACAGACCAAATCCAAATCGATAATTGAGCGGAGCCAGAAAGTGGCATGCCACATTGCCACTGGCCTCTGCCCACTGTTCAACATGGCTGCTGGTGCGATCCTCTGACGCCGTGGTACCTCGTCGGTGGTGGGGCTGTGTCTAGTCTACCACGGTGGTGATCGAACGACGGACCGGGCGTCGCGGGTGGAGCCGTCGGGGAAAAAGTACGTGCGGCTCGCTCGACTTTCAGGTCGCGCGCCCTGCTTCTTCACGTGCTGGATCCCTATCCTCGCCACGGCCCGTGTCCTCTTCCCCCTGTCCGCGCGTGCATGCATCATGTCGCCATGACGGTCGACGGATCCATCGGTCGAGCACCCGAGGTCCTCTCGTTGTCCATCTCGCTTTTGCTCCCCGAGCCCGTGAGCTTTCCCGGTCGATCGACATCACGCGTCCGGGTCCGGCCCTTCCAGACCTACCTGCTACGGGTAGCAGCTAGAGTAGATATGGAGTGGCTTTTGCGGTGGCGTGGACGCTGCGGTGAAAGAAGACTAGCTCGTCCGTCCGCTCATGGCACCATGATTGGCACTGATTGATCCATGAGCTTAATCTGATTCCTAATGCGTCGGGGAAGGGGGCAGCGTCGTCTACTACGTACACGCTTTTCTCCCGAAAGCCGGAAAGCGGTCGAGCTTGCGGGCGTTGTACAGTGTTTTTTGTATTTTCGTCTTCCCTTGTGCGAGAGGTTGGTTGGTCTACTGTTTGAGTTTTGTATGGCCCGATCTTTTGTTGGAAACTTTGAGGAAGATTTTATTGGAAGCAAAGGTAGAGGGTTTTGTAGTAAATATATATGACTTGAGAGTGCAGGGATTCAGGAGTGCGTGACACCGATGCCGCCCGCATTTGGAACGGCAAAACTAAACTAGTCTGGAAGGGCTCGGGATGCTTTTGCTCCGGGAAAGATCGATCGATCGGGGATGCACACAATACGATGCGACGCGGTTACACCTACCGCCGGCCATGCAAAAGTTGCAGTCGCGCTGACAAGAAGCATGCGTCCGTCCACCATGGCCGCTCGCTTCCAGAAGAAACCCGAGGCAGGTGCGTGAGGTCAACGTACGGACCCGGCCCCAAGCCCCCAAAGAAGGAAATCACTAGTTGAGTATAACAATGGAGCAAAGCCAATAAACTTAGCCCCTACCACCTGCTCAGAAAACGTGGCTCACCTTACGACTTACGTTGTACATGCCCTCAGCCAGAGATAGAGAATCGTTTGCTCAGTACGGTATGGGCCGGCCGCCTCTGTTCAGTCAGTGGTCACGGTCCTTTCCGGTCAGTGATTAGTCAGCGACCACACTTACAAAATTACACAGTGAGATCATCACCATCCATAAAACATAGTATAATTACCAGCCATCTAATCCCCACACGAACCACTACTCCACACTCTAGCGTGACCGTGTCAACGTCGTATCACAAACCACTCGATCTCCACGCAAATACGAAAAGTTGGTACGGATCAACACGCGCGCAGCCGGCCACTCGACGTACGACAAGTGTCCCAGTATGTACGTACAGCAGCGTACGGTTCTCGATCTGTATCGCGCGCGTATGACGCAACGGCTCGATCGCCCGTGATCAGGAAAAGGCGAGGCGATCGCCGCACCTGACACTATGCCCGAGCAGGGAGTGGATCGGGCTCGGTCGGCTCGGCATTCATTTCGCGGCTCGTGGAAGTGGTTGGAGCCGCCGAAAAGACCCGGCACGCCCGGGGGCCGCCCGCCACCGCTGTCCATCCATCGGCCAAACTGTAGTGCCAGCGCCATGTTTCGATTCTTTTTTcccttgcttcttcttcttcttgtagcaAACGTGTACGTGTTCCATGCGGGCGGTGCATCAGAGTGTCTACTCGGACATACTCTCAAACGCACGCAGACGCTATCGGACACGTCTACAGACATAGACCGGTCACACCATATATTTGATGCTATGCATTCGAATACCTTATATTTCACCTTTAAATCCATACGAATCATGCAAAAGATTTTCTATGTAGTACGAATACCTTATATTTCACCTTTAAATCCATACGAATCATGCAAAAGATTTTCTATGTAGTACATACACCACGACGCACGTGCACTACTTGAATATATGAACCATGTAAAAGATTTTCTACATGTCGAGTTAGTTAATTAGTCTAAACAAAGTTTCGTTATCGAAGATGTCCACGACGTACGTGTCGGGCGTCGAGTAGATGGGTGCGTAGGAGGGCTCCGGCTGCTCCTCCTCATCCATAAGAGCAACTTCAatagggcgacccatttcgtccccccgcgtccgtttgggtcggcgcggacaaaagtgacagcccaacgcgccgacccaaactcaaATCGTGTCCGCCCGACGTCCGCACCGACCCATTTTCGTCCCAAAATTGCACCTGGAATGCGCCGGCGCAGATGCGCCACGCgtctcctcgccgtccgccgcgtCCCACCTGGCGGCCGTCCAACTACGACGGTCAACATTATTTATGACGACCGCCCACCCTGGGCCCACGCCTCAGCGACGGTGGTCGTCCTTTTATAAGCCGGGCGTACGGCGGGGCCATCCTCATCCAGTGCCACTCGCACCTCGTCCCCATCTGGCCACCCCTGCCCCACGACGGCGACACCGCCAGCATGGGCTTCTTCTCCAACATCGGCAGCAGCCgcaagggcaaggcccccgcccGCCATTCCCccgccctccccgcgccgccgcgcgctCCCCGGCAGAGGCCGCGCATCAATGTGCCGGTGCACCAGGCCGAGTGGCACTGGCACCACCGCGTGCCTCTGCCGTACCCCGACGCGACGCTGCCGCATGACTGGCATCTGGATCCGGAGAGGATCCTAGTGCCGGTGGCGCCGCGGACGGCGAGGGCCcatgcggaggaggtgcggcgccggcgcgCGTTGCTGAAGCCGGAGCAGCGCGCCGAACCGCACTACGCCAgcgactcgcccaactgggctcgatggttcgcctttgagcacgaggaggcgaggcgacgcggcgtCCGCGGCGTCGACCACAGCCTGCCGCTGCCCCCGCTCGTTGTCCGCGACGAGGACCAGGAGGCCgaggccgcctaccaggcggccattaaggagagcgaggaggaggagcggtggagggAGGCGGATGAGGCGGCTTTCCAGGCTGCCATggcggaggccatggccctctccgcggcgggcgactGCGTCGTGCCGTCGGTGACCCCGCCCAAAGCCAAGCCGGAGGAGCTGGCCTAcctcgagcgctactcctggaccgGAGTAGTGCGCCAGTGGGTCAGCTCCGCCGATCTGGCTCGGGACGACgaagaagcaggaggcggcctacCTCGACCACTGGCGCCGCGTTCGGCTGaccgaggagcgccgggagggcgAGCGCCTGCAGATGCTCGAGCGCGAGGCCGAAGAGGAGGCGTGCCAGGCCCAGGTAGCGGCGGCGCAGCCCGACATCGCCGCcctctggaacacggcgttcccctgggcGGGCCCTGCGCCGACGCTGATCGACCTCATCGGCCCCGACACagacgccgccgccgacgaggacgcctagggcagcgcgtcGTCTAGTTTTTAGTGTTTTTTTATGTTAATTAATGCAATGTGGACTTTCGacggccttcgtggccggcttttatatttaattaaatgcatgtatttatttttaaaatgcttTTAAACTTTTTTTTGGCGCGCCGACAAAATGGGTCGGACCAGCGTTGGGCGCTCGCGCCGACCCAAACACAGCGCCGGACGTTTGTGTCCaccgggccgacccaaacggacaaaaagcagaCAAAAgcgtcgtccgtttgggtcggcccattggagttgctctaaacgtAAGCATCTCGTCGACTCCGCCGCGTGCTCCGCCTTCGCTTTCTGTAGACGACGGCGCTTGGAATCCGTCGCCGATTCTGACGGGAGGGAATCGATGATTGCCTACTACTCCGCCTGCAAATTCGCATCTCAAGCGTCccccgcgtcctcctcctcctgcttcgcgtCATCAGCGTCCTTCACCctgctccgcgtcctcctcgtcATGCTTCGCGTCCTCAGCGTCCTCCTCcctgctccgcgtcctcctcctccctcctcggcAACCTCCTCCAAGTCCTCCTCTGGATCCACCTCGTCCGGAGGTAGCCCTACAACGATCTGGGTTTCGGGCCTTACCTGGATCTGCTCATGGAGCTGCAGTCGGCGCTCCGGCGTTAGATACGGGTAGCTCCTTACCCGGCGGCATGGAGGCATGGGTACTACTGGTGGCGGACAACGAGTAGGAAGTGGCAATGACGACGgacggggggcgggggggggggggggggggaatgtggATGGGTAGGGTTTCGGTGCCGGCGGTCGGCTTAAATAGCCGTGCTAGGGCACTACGCGGCCCGCCGGAGCGGCGCCACACGGCGATGAAGGAGACCAGCTTCGGACTGCCTGGTTTCGAAGTGTTTCATGTGAGACCCAACCATCagtccgggcgtttgaggcccATTTGAGACGTCCCGGGTTGTTTTTTGACCGGTCATTGACCAGGCCGTCCGACCGGCCGTATGAGAGAGGTTTGAGGTGCCCGGTTGTAGATGCTCCTATCGGACTTCACCTGGTCATCTTAGCAGATCAAAAACCTTTTCTGTTTTGTGCGCAAAAGAAAACTTTTCTGTTATTTTTTCCTGGTTCTGTAATTAGTGTACTCTGCTACGGGATTGCGTGCTCCTCCACTTCACTGCGgttgggcagaggaggaagatacCGTGGAGAAGATGGCACAGGAAAACGACGACCCTGCAGCGACCAGCGGATCTCGCTTGTGACCACGTCCACGTACGCACTAGTACGTGCGAATAATCCGCGACCACAGTCATCTGACGTCTGTCTAGCTAACCAGTACAAAATCCCCCCCGGTGACGGCAGCGAAGCGATCCTCCACAGCAGAGGCACgcggagccgtcgccgtcgccgtcgcctccccgTGTCGCTAGCCGGCCATGAAGTAAGTagaggagggagtagtatattacgCCAAGCCAAAGATTGCCTGCCTCCCCGGCCGCGCTCACCAGCACGACACCGGCCGCGCACGCAAACGCAAGCCAAGGCGGGAGCGCGCGCTTTTCTTGCGCCGTCGCGTCGATCGCGACTCACGGCGTCGAATGCTCGTGGCCGCGCTGAGGCACATGCTGCGCCGCGTCCTCGCCGGCCTCCGCGCGCTGCACCCGCGCACGCGCAGGCGCCGGCAaggcggcgctggggctggcgCTGCGGCCGGTGTCGGAGCGGCGACGGTGCCCAAGGCGCGCGTGACCGTGCGCCGGCTGGGCAGCAACGGCGGGAGCAGGAAGGCCGGTACCCTGCGCGGCGGTGCTGATGGGTCGGCGCCGGGCGAGGGACGGCAGCCGGTGACCATCCGCGTGGCGACGTTCAACGCGGCGCTGTTCTCCATGGCGCCCGCGGTGGCCGCAGTCCCTGAAGCGGGAGCGGAGCGCGAGGCCGCGCGCCGGAGcggcgccggcacgggcacgggcgcgcggCCGCGGCCCAAGGGGATCCTGAAGGCGCAGGCGAGCCTGCTGTCGCGGGCGCCGAGCAAGGCGCGCGTGTCCATCAACCTGCAGGACAACGAGATCTCCCTCGACCGGAGCGGCAAGCTCGGCAGCCCGAGGGC
This region of Triticum aestivum cultivar Chinese Spring chromosome 2D, IWGSC CS RefSeq v2.1, whole genome shotgun sequence genomic DNA includes:
- the LOC123051852 gene encoding uncharacterized protein isoform X1, yielding MDPATIARTSSSFSRISISEPQIYGPRTLRDEGVVRKEERDKLRWALLAKIESCYGRVKLLRGVFDAGFCFGLLYPISNIVAGVSIAGAMSVDDPDNEPVPAASFPKRRKTDVIGDMHQRSLNGLVAFLAALFPYLTEPKAMWYLNKEELDPLVAARLIIQHRGMEQSFGFKSDTTAAAVELALRCAAAAAQHPCPKQFASAWKLLSHFLGSVATVLSGPCVTFDRFQSAEIIDILLKKHQPSDFSLEKSWDLASCRLLKLSPDLFGEVMGFPERSTMRRMLLATIHGYYLQALARLPKEKLRSQYHHSLLQAGHCYGPLDPVSNIILNTIWYSQAYPLTKKVDLEAISTGGLFRIAVRSFYGLVSFLCTRCATHLSPDQAMQRLQASGADLRIADPNHLDDDNNDDAMVSASVEQAYAAAAAAAFHPKPRDQAELLRPSNPMLRMASHYLKDGGKLSVMDADHLAECLFYSISELEQTEHAETNIEAVNKLTYGRMDRLINDFWNEHAAVVGMVKSLIDVYSRQPGVPKYELHLICGVNKYVDGPVYTGPFTRIYHYSHINFLATKSAGAPPTLFFAECRNDGTQTQEMGWCCPVDVPSPEQVRCLYCEYAGSRVVHPAQGSFVGRGVELEKMWGGEELYSEEYTNDCIIACSREPTYWVDYLEDDCIYRSYRLDGSDEGEKMILKKGIPDAEEMKYLIEKGFLIIEDDGLS
- the LOC123051852 gene encoding uncharacterized protein isoform X2 codes for the protein MDPATIARTSSSFSRISISEPQIYGPRTLRDEGVVRKEERDKLRWALLAKIESCYGRVKLLRGVFDAGFCFGLLYPISNIVAGVSIAGAMSVDDPDNEPVPAASFPKRRKTDVIGDMHQRSLNGLVAFLAALFPYLTEPKAMWYLNKEELDPLVAARLIIQHRGMEQSFGFKSDTTAAAVELALRCAAAAAQHPCPKQFASAWKLLSHFLGSVATVLSGPCVTFDRFQSAEIIDILLKKHQPSDFSLEKSWDLASCRLLKLSPDLFGEVMGFPERSTMRRMLLATIHGYYLQALARLPKEKLRSQYHHSLLQAGHCYGPLDPVSNIILNTIWYSQAYPLTKKVDLEAISTGGLFRIAVRSFYGLVSFLCTRCATHLSPDQAMQRLQASGADLRIADPNHLDDDNNDDAMVSASVEQAYAAAAAAAFHPKPRDQAELLRPSNPMLRMASHYLKDGGKLSVMDADHLAECLFYSISELEQTEHAETNIEAVNKLTYGRMDRLINDFWNEHAAVVGMVKSLIDVYSRQPGVPKYELHLICGVNKYVDGPVYTGPFTRIYHYSHINFLATKSAGAPPTLFFAECRNDGTQTQEMGWCCPVDVPSPGTGMRRTSPLPVL
- the LOC123051852 gene encoding uncharacterized protein isoform X3, with product MDPATIARTSSSFSRISISEPQIYGPRTLRDEGVVRKEERDKLRWALLAKIESCYGRVKLLRGVFDAGFCFGLLYPISNIVAGVSIAGAMSVDDPDNEPVPAASFPKRRKTDVIGDMHQRSLNGLVAFLAALFPYLTEPKAMWYLNKEELDPLVAARLIIQHRGMEQSFGFKSDTTAAAVELALRCAAAAAQHPCPKQFASAWKLLSHFLGSVATVLSGPCVTFDRFQSAEIIDILLKKHQPSDFSLEKSWDLASCRLLKLSPDLFGEVMGFPERSTMRRMLLATIHGYYLQALARLPKEKLRSQYHHSLLQAGHCYGPLDPVSNIILNTIWYSQAYPLTKKVDLEAISTGGLFRIAVRSFYGLVSFLCTRCATHLSPDQAMQRLQASGADLRIADPNHLDDDNNDDAMVSASVEQAYAAAAAAAFHPKPRDQAELLRPSNPMLRMASHYLKDGGKLSVMDADHLAECLFYSISELEQTEHAETNIEAVNKLTYGRMDRLINDFWNEHAAVVGMVKSLIDVYSRQPGVPKYELHLICGVNKYVDGPVYTGPFTRIYHYSHINFLATKSAGAPPTLFFAECRNDGTQTQEMGWCCPVDVPSPGTGMRTSPLPVL